Proteins from one Bos indicus x Bos taurus breed Angus x Brahman F1 hybrid chromosome 19, Bos_hybrid_MaternalHap_v2.0, whole genome shotgun sequence genomic window:
- the LOC113877996 gene encoding C-C motif chemokine 14-like: MKVSMAAVSFLLLLSITVALGSKNGSSSRGPYHPAECCLTYVSRPVPRQRVSSYYETSSQCPKPGIIFITKKGHYICANPRDGWVQDYIKELEE; encoded by the exons ATGAAGGTCTCCATGGCAGccgtctccttcctcctcctcctcagcatCACTGTGGCCCTTGGGTCCAAGAACGGATCGTCTTCAA GAGGACCTTACCACCCCGCCGAGTGCTGCCTCACCTACGTGAGCCGGCCAGTCCCCCGGCAGCGCGTTTCAAGCTATTATGAGACCAGCAGCCAATGCCCCAAGCCTGGAATCAT CTTCATCACCAAGAAGGGCCATTACATCTGTGCCAACCCCCGTGATGGCTGGGTCCAGGACTATATCAAGGAACTGGAGGAGTGA
- the CCL16 gene encoding C-C motif chemokine 16 — translation MKVSVAALFLLVLTITSVVHSQPKIPESVNPPPNCCLKYHEKVLPRKLVVGYRQALNCHLPAIVFITKRKREVCTDPNNDWVQEYVKDPRLRPRHSRRLA, via the exons ATGAAGGTCTCCGTGGCTGCCCTCTTTCTCCTCGTTCTCACCATCACTTCTGTTGTTCACAGCCAGCCAA AAATTCCTGAGTCGGTGAACCCCCCACCCAACTGCTGCCTGAAGTATCATGAGAAAGTATTGCCGAGGAAACTGGTGGTGGGATACAGACAGGCCCTCAACTGTCACCTGCCGGCAATCGT CTTCATCACCAAGCGGAAACGAGAGGTCTGTACCGACCCCAACAATGACTGGGTCCAAGAGTACGTCAAGGATCCCAGACTTCGTCCGCGGCATTCCAGGAGGTTGGCCTAG
- the LOC113877830 gene encoding C-C motif chemokine 15-like — MKTSIAALPFLILAAQAALVKDVMSNLKFELSSPEKNHHSLSQGGFHRPTDCCMSYTPRNIRCVFMENYIETSSGCSRPAVIFITKKGQRVCADPNNEGVQKCKSELRLGSAVEDLRSLLVERKRLDRAPSSPSLLPHRPHWRAVA, encoded by the exons ATGAAGACCTCCATAGCTGCCCTGCCCTTCCTCATCCTCGCTGCCCAGGCTGCACTTG TAAAAGACGTGATGTCAAACCTGAAGTTTGAACTCTCAAGTCCGGAAAAGAATCACCACTCATTGTCTCAAGGAG gttTTCACCGGCCCACGGACTGCTGCATGTCTTACACCCCACGAAACATCCGATGTGTATTCATGGAAAATTATATAGAGACGAGCAGTGGGTGCTCCCGGCCAGCTGTCAT CTTCATCACCAAGAAGGGGCAGCGTGTCTGTGCTGATCCTAACAATGAGGGAGTTCAGAAATGCAAGTCGGAGCTGAGGCTGGGGTCAGCCGTCGAGGACCTGAGATCGCTATTGGTTGAGCGGAAGCGCCTGGACCGGGCCCCCTCTTCTCCGTCTCTCTTGCCTCACCGTCCTCATTGGAGGGCCGTGGcctga